From Psychroflexus torquis ATCC 700755, the proteins below share one genomic window:
- the rsfS gene encoding ribosome silencing factor, with translation MGTKKENLDQLITHIIQGIEEVKGDDIQIIDLRELENTVCDYFIVCSGNSNTQVNAIESSVRKAVSKALHDKPWHVEGLENSQWVLMDYVNVVVHVFQKQIREYYDIESLWGDAKITSVQSNY, from the coding sequence ATGGGTACGAAAAAAGAAAACTTAGACCAACTTATTACACATATTATACAAGGTATAGAAGAAGTTAAAGGAGATGATATACAAATTATAGATTTGAGAGAACTTGAAAATACGGTTTGTGATTATTTCATAGTTTGCTCTGGTAACTCCAACACACAAGTGAATGCTATTGAAAGTTCTGTAAGAAAAGCGGTGAGCAAAGCACTACACGACAAGCCATGGCACGTTGAAGGACTCGAAAATTCCCAGTGGGTATTGATGGATTATGTGAATGTCGTTGTTCATGTTTTCCAGAAGCAAATTAGAGAATATTACGACATAGAAAGCTTATGGGGAGATGCGAAAATAACATCTGTACAATCTAATTACTAA
- the ftsH gene encoding ATP-dependent zinc metalloprotease FtsH, translated as MAKKATQKKSTNKESKKPKFNSYWIYIGIIVIFLGVQFFGGSGFSEPDKTSLAQFESFLRDGDVEKVNIVKNSRIAEVFLTTEAKAKPKHKGTGEDPVFASSGNPDYNFEFGDLQNFENSIEKIKKDENINTSVYYETRSNYFSEILIGLLPIILIVGIWIFIMKRMSKGGGGGPGGQIFNIGKSKAKLFDEKKDVKTSFKDVAGLEGAKDEVQEIVDFLKHPDKYTNLGGKIPKGALLVGPPGTGKTLLAKAVAGEAGVPFFSLSGSDFVEMFVGVGASRVRDLFKQAKEKSPSIIFIDEIDAIGRSRGKGGMSGSNDERENTLNQLLTEMDGFGTNTNVIVIAATNRADVLDKALMRAGRFDRQIYVDLPDVKEREEIFEVHLKPLKKAENELDTMFLAKQTPGFSGADIANLCNEAALIAARNNSKAVGKQDFLDAVDRIVGGLEKKNKIMSKDEKKAIAFHEAGHATVSWMLEYASPLVKVTIVPRGRSLGAAWYLPEERQIVRTEQILDEMCATMGGRAAEKVIFNKISTGALSDLEKVTKQAKAMVTVYGLSEKIGNLTYYDSSEQSDYNFTKPYSDKTSELIDEEISRIIEEQYLRAIGILEKHKDQLTQLADLLLEKEVIFKDDLVKIFGERPFVKPEMIDNTERQKKKSDDREADQKASEEKAKQEKESEDKTDEDNNDDSKKDDKVESN; from the coding sequence ATGGCTAAAAAAGCAACACAAAAGAAATCAACAAATAAAGAATCGAAGAAACCAAAATTCAATTCATATTGGATTTATATCGGCATTATAGTCATTTTCTTGGGAGTTCAATTTTTTGGAGGAAGCGGTTTTAGTGAACCCGATAAAACTAGTTTAGCTCAATTCGAGAGTTTTCTTAGAGATGGCGATGTTGAAAAAGTAAATATTGTCAAAAATTCTAGAATTGCAGAAGTCTTTTTAACCACAGAAGCAAAAGCTAAACCCAAACATAAAGGAACTGGTGAAGACCCAGTTTTCGCCTCTTCTGGCAATCCTGATTATAATTTTGAATTTGGTGATTTACAAAACTTTGAAAATTCCATTGAAAAAATTAAAAAGGATGAAAATATAAACACCAGTGTTTATTATGAAACACGTTCTAACTATTTCAGTGAAATCCTTATAGGTTTACTTCCTATTATTTTAATAGTCGGTATTTGGATTTTTATCATGAAACGCATGAGCAAAGGTGGCGGAGGTGGCCCTGGTGGTCAAATATTTAATATTGGTAAATCCAAGGCGAAACTTTTCGATGAAAAGAAAGATGTAAAAACATCTTTTAAGGACGTCGCTGGACTAGAAGGTGCTAAAGATGAAGTACAAGAAATTGTAGATTTTCTAAAACACCCTGATAAATACACTAATCTTGGTGGTAAAATACCTAAAGGAGCCTTATTGGTAGGTCCTCCTGGAACTGGTAAAACACTTCTTGCTAAAGCTGTTGCAGGTGAAGCAGGTGTTCCATTTTTCTCTTTATCAGGATCAGATTTTGTCGAAATGTTCGTTGGTGTTGGAGCCTCAAGAGTAAGAGATCTTTTCAAACAAGCTAAAGAAAAATCGCCTTCTATTATTTTTATAGACGAAATCGATGCCATTGGTCGCTCTAGAGGTAAAGGAGGTATGTCAGGTTCAAATGATGAACGTGAAAACACCTTGAATCAACTCTTAACTGAAATGGATGGGTTTGGTACCAATACAAATGTTATTGTCATTGCAGCCACAAACCGTGCAGATGTTTTAGATAAAGCATTAATGAGAGCAGGTCGTTTTGATAGACAGATTTATGTAGACCTTCCAGATGTTAAAGAGAGAGAAGAAATATTTGAAGTGCATTTAAAACCACTCAAAAAGGCAGAAAATGAGCTTGACACTATGTTTTTAGCAAAGCAAACTCCTGGATTTTCTGGAGCCGATATAGCTAACTTATGTAATGAAGCCGCATTAATTGCCGCAAGAAATAACAGTAAAGCTGTTGGAAAACAAGATTTCCTTGATGCTGTAGATAGAATTGTGGGCGGACTGGAAAAGAAAAATAAAATTATGTCCAAAGATGAAAAGAAAGCCATTGCTTTTCATGAAGCTGGACATGCCACGGTAAGTTGGATGTTGGAATACGCGTCCCCTTTGGTGAAAGTTACTATTGTACCACGTGGTCGATCTCTTGGTGCAGCTTGGTATCTTCCAGAAGAAAGACAAATTGTACGTACAGAGCAAATATTGGATGAAATGTGTGCTACAATGGGTGGTCGTGCCGCTGAAAAAGTGATTTTTAATAAAATATCGACTGGAGCTTTAAGTGATTTAGAAAAAGTGACGAAGCAGGCTAAAGCGATGGTAACTGTTTATGGTCTGAGTGAAAAGATAGGAAATTTAACCTATTACGATTCTTCAGAACAATCGGATTACAATTTCACAAAGCCTTATAGTGATAAAACTTCAGAATTAATTGATGAAGAAATTTCTAGAATTATTGAAGAACAATATCTAAGAGCAATTGGTATTTTAGAGAAACACAAAGATCAATTGACCCAACTTGCAGATTTATTATTAGAAAAAGAGGTTATATTTAAAGACGATTTAGTAAAAATCTTTGGGGAAAGACCTTTTGTCAAGCCAGAAATGATTGATAATACCGAAAGACAAAAAAAGAAATCGGACGATAGAGAAGCAGATCAAAAGGCTTCAGAAGAAAAAGCTAAGCAAGAAAAAGAATCAGAAGATAAAACAGACGAAGACAATAACGATGATTCTAAAAAGGATGACAAAGTGGAAAGCAATTAA
- a CDS encoding LUD domain-containing protein, whose product MINFKKNGGKFLYCEDENELRLNFFEILKENQWEKCEAYCSNLEIPKIFKHTKLKFNKNLSACVFLSDCEFLISNTGAILVSSCQMGDKRLADLPLNFIIIAKTSQMIKTIGEGLQKINKKHNRILPTNITTIKTFEEKKDSDFMTYGSTPKNLYLLLLEDL is encoded by the coding sequence ATGATAAATTTTAAAAAAAATGGTGGTAAGTTTTTGTACTGTGAAGACGAAAATGAATTGAGACTCAATTTTTTTGAAATCTTAAAAGAAAATCAGTGGGAAAAATGTGAAGCTTATTGTAGCAATTTAGAAATTCCGAAAATTTTTAAACACACAAAATTAAAATTCAACAAAAACTTAAGTGCTTGTGTATTCTTGTCTGATTGTGAATTTTTAATTTCAAATACAGGAGCAATTCTAGTTAGTTCTTGCCAAATGGGAGATAAAAGATTAGCAGATCTTCCTCTTAATTTTATCATAATTGCTAAAACTAGTCAGATGATTAAAACCATAGGCGAAGGACTCCAAAAAATTAATAAAAAACACAATAGAATACTACCTACTAACATCACAACTATTAAAACTTTTGAAGAAAAGAAAGATTCTGATTTTATGACCTATGGAAGTACTCCAAAAAATTTATATTTGCTCCTTTTAGAAGATCTATAG
- a CDS encoding phosphatidate cytidylyltransferase — translation MSEILKRSITGALYIIIIVSTAFLSHYLLLVFFTVVGLICLREFQTLLQFKNIMSYFSLVVLLYYFNFTETYLPVLIAYLAMTLVVKLFLLKDLYTLNDIPIFDGKKHLLTLFYIVPSIIFLTMIPVYKENYEYVLIGTFVLIWTNDSFAYLVGKNFGKHKLFERISPKKTIEGFIGGAVFTVAMSYLIFTYIDMLPWWAWIILALIVSVFGTLGDLVQSKFKRKADVKDSGKIMPGHGGIFDRMDSMLFSSTFVFIFILFVDYVS, via the coding sequence ATGTCTGAAATTCTCAAAAGAAGCATCACTGGTGCTTTGTATATTATCATAATTGTATCTACTGCCTTTTTAAGTCACTATCTACTTCTTGTATTTTTTACAGTAGTGGGTCTTATTTGTTTAAGAGAATTTCAAACCCTCTTGCAATTTAAAAATATAATGTCGTACTTTTCTCTAGTAGTTCTTTTGTATTACTTCAATTTTACAGAAACCTACTTACCGGTTCTAATTGCCTATTTGGCCATGACCTTGGTTGTAAAACTATTCCTTTTAAAAGATTTGTATACCTTAAACGACATTCCTATTTTTGATGGGAAAAAGCATTTGCTTACTTTATTTTATATCGTCCCCTCCATTATTTTTTTAACAATGATTCCCGTTTATAAGGAAAATTATGAATATGTCCTTATAGGAACTTTTGTACTGATATGGACGAACGATTCTTTCGCCTATCTTGTGGGTAAGAACTTTGGAAAACATAAGTTATTCGAAAGAATTTCACCAAAGAAAACAATTGAAGGTTTTATTGGAGGAGCAGTTTTCACAGTCGCTATGAGCTACTTAATATTTACTTATATAGACATGTTGCCTTGGTGGGCTTGGATTATTTTAGCGCTAATTGTAAGTGTTTTTGGAACACTTGGAGATTTGGTTCAATCCAAATTTAAAAGAAAAGCTGATGTTAAGGATAGTGGAAAAATAATGCCGGGTCACGGTGGTATATTTGATAGGATGGATAGCATGCTTTTTTCGAGTACTTTTGTTTTTATTTTTATTTTATTCGTTGATTATGTTTCATAG
- a CDS encoding phosphatidylserine decarboxylase family protein: MFHREGYKILVSSLIGLIVINLLSNLLINKQWIVTTIFLATLVMFILVAQFFRNPKRHVKKNKKNILSPVDGKVVAIEKVFEPEFVNEERLQVSIFMSPLNVHVTRYPIGGKILYTKYHPGKFFVAWHPKSSEENERTTVVVETQNFGNILFRQIAGAVARRIVNYAKEDKIAVQGEDSGFIKFGSRVDLFLPVDSEISVSINDNVKGGESIILKAK, translated from the coding sequence ATGTTTCATAGAGAAGGTTATAAAATTTTAGTTTCGAGTTTGATTGGATTAATTGTTATTAATCTTCTGTCAAACCTGCTTATAAATAAACAGTGGATTGTGACCACAATTTTCTTGGCCACACTTGTCATGTTTATTCTTGTTGCACAGTTTTTCAGAAACCCAAAGCGGCATGTGAAAAAGAATAAAAAAAATATCTTATCGCCAGTCGATGGCAAAGTTGTCGCTATAGAAAAAGTATTTGAGCCAGAATTTGTAAACGAAGAGCGCTTACAGGTATCTATATTTATGTCTCCATTAAATGTCCACGTAACCAGATATCCCATTGGTGGTAAAATTTTATATACAAAATATCACCCTGGTAAATTTTTTGTCGCTTGGCATCCAAAGTCTAGTGAAGAAAACGAGAGGACCACGGTTGTTGTTGAGACACAAAATTTTGGAAATATTTTATTTAGACAAATAGCAGGTGCTGTAGCAAGACGAATTGTAAACTATGCTAAGGAAGACAAAATAGCAGTTCAGGGAGAGGATTCTGGATTTATAAAATTTGGATCAAGAGTTGATTTATTTCTACCTGTGGATTCAGAAATTTCTGTATCTATCAACGATAATGTGAAAGGTGGGGAATCTATCATTTTAAAAGCCAAGTAA
- a CDS encoding acyl-CoA-binding protein: MDLEKLTEQEVEKLFEHAYQRVSETDKKFPQDVLLYFYAYYKHAKNESDLKVTQSPINGEELVNAFKANAMFQVKTFSQQESKLKYIRLAQLQLGDEFDPE, encoded by the coding sequence ATGGATCTAGAAAAGCTTACGGAACAGGAGGTTGAAAAGCTTTTTGAACATGCTTATCAAAGGGTAAGTGAAACTGATAAAAAATTCCCTCAAGATGTTCTTTTGTACTTTTATGCCTATTATAAACATGCTAAAAACGAATCCGATTTAAAAGTCACTCAAAGCCCAATTAATGGGGAAGAACTAGTCAATGCTTTTAAAGCGAATGCTATGTTTCAAGTGAAAACATTTTCTCAACAAGAATCCAAATTAAAGTATATCCGACTTGCTCAACTTCAGCTCGGAGACGAATTTGATCCTGAATAA
- a CDS encoding valine--tRNA ligase, protein MSSTLKYNSKEAEQKWYSYWEKHNFFHSEVDEREPYSIVIPPPNVTGVLHMGHMLNITIQDVLVRRARLLGKNACWVPGTDHASIATEAKVVAKLKADGISKADLSREDFLKHAWEWTDDYGGRILNQLKKLGASCDWERTKFTLDDNMYESVVQSFIDLHNKGLVYRGYRMVNWDPEAKTTLSDEEVIYEEKQGKLYFVSYQLVDSEEKLTIATTRPETIFGDSAICVNPNDTRFSHLKGKKAIVPIVGRHIPIIEDDYVDIEFGTGCLKVTPAHDENDKVLGEKHNLEVYDIFNEDATLNSFGLDYEGQDRFVARTNFVKALEKQGSLLKTENYTNKVGTSERTKAVIEPRLSDQWFLKMKDLAKPAITAVLESDEIHLHPKKFENTYRHWMENIRDWNISRQLWWGHQIPAYYFGDGENDYVVAKTKEDALHLAKEKSGKSLSLSDLTQDSDVLDTWFSSWLWPISVFDGIRNPENKEFQYYYPTNDLVTGPDILFFWVARMIMAGYEYTGQKPFENVYLTGLVRDKQRKKMSKSLGNSPDALKLIENYSADGVRVGLLLSNAAGNDLLFDEALCQQGKGFSNKIWNAFKLITSWEVSETIEQPESSKIAIQWYEAVFQDKLRELEDHYSKYRISNALMTSYKLVWDDFCSWFLEIIKPGYEQPVDQKTLESAIALFEDNLKILHPFMPFITEEIWHQITKREPSEALTVSLWPEQRKYNSSIISEFAFTAEVISGIRTIRKEKNIAFKNEIDFLIINNESASKAFDSVITKMGNLQNLTYVDSAIEGSLTFRVKSNEYFIPVEGAIDIEAEIAKLKEELLYYKGFLISVDKKLANERFVNNAPEQVVNLEKQKKADALAQIQTITASLESL, encoded by the coding sequence ATGTCAAGTACACTTAAGTATAATTCTAAAGAAGCAGAGCAAAAATGGTATTCCTATTGGGAAAAGCATAATTTTTTTCACTCTGAGGTGGATGAGAGAGAACCTTATTCCATAGTTATTCCTCCACCAAATGTGACAGGAGTTTTACACATGGGCCACATGCTTAATATTACTATCCAAGATGTTCTGGTAAGAAGAGCTAGATTATTGGGTAAAAATGCCTGTTGGGTGCCAGGAACGGATCATGCTTCTATTGCTACTGAAGCTAAAGTGGTTGCTAAGCTTAAAGCAGACGGAATTTCTAAAGCGGACCTGAGTCGAGAGGATTTTTTAAAACACGCTTGGGAATGGACCGATGACTACGGCGGTAGAATTTTGAATCAACTAAAAAAGCTAGGAGCCTCTTGTGATTGGGAACGTACTAAATTTACATTGGACGATAACATGTACGAGTCGGTTGTGCAGTCCTTTATAGACCTTCATAATAAAGGCTTGGTCTATCGGGGCTACCGCATGGTAAATTGGGATCCAGAAGCTAAGACCACCTTGTCTGATGAAGAAGTGATTTATGAAGAAAAACAAGGTAAACTCTACTTCGTGTCTTATCAACTAGTAGATTCTGAAGAAAAATTGACCATAGCAACCACAAGGCCAGAAACTATTTTCGGAGATTCTGCTATTTGTGTTAATCCCAATGATACTAGATTTTCTCATCTTAAAGGTAAAAAGGCCATTGTTCCAATCGTGGGAAGACATATTCCAATTATTGAGGACGACTACGTGGATATCGAGTTTGGAACGGGTTGTCTTAAAGTGACTCCGGCACATGACGAAAATGACAAAGTATTAGGGGAAAAACACAACCTAGAGGTCTACGATATTTTCAATGAGGATGCTACCTTAAATAGTTTCGGACTAGATTATGAAGGTCAAGATCGCTTTGTAGCAAGGACAAACTTTGTTAAAGCACTAGAAAAACAGGGATCTTTGCTTAAAACCGAAAATTATACCAACAAAGTGGGGACCTCGGAAAGAACAAAAGCAGTGATAGAGCCAAGGTTATCAGATCAGTGGTTTTTGAAGATGAAAGATCTTGCAAAACCTGCGATTACTGCTGTATTGGAGTCAGATGAAATTCATCTTCACCCCAAGAAGTTTGAAAACACATACCGACACTGGATGGAAAATATCCGTGATTGGAATATTTCGAGACAGCTTTGGTGGGGACATCAAATTCCAGCTTATTATTTTGGGGATGGTGAAAATGACTACGTAGTTGCAAAGACAAAAGAAGACGCTTTACACTTAGCAAAAGAAAAGTCAGGAAAATCATTATCACTATCAGATTTAACTCAAGATAGTGATGTTCTGGATACTTGGTTTTCTTCTTGGTTATGGCCTATAAGCGTATTCGATGGGATAAGAAATCCAGAAAATAAAGAATTCCAATACTATTATCCAACCAACGATTTGGTGACTGGTCCAGATATTTTATTTTTCTGGGTAGCCCGTATGATTATGGCAGGATATGAGTATACAGGTCAGAAGCCTTTTGAAAATGTCTATCTCACAGGCTTAGTAAGAGATAAGCAAAGGAAAAAAATGTCTAAATCTTTAGGGAATTCTCCAGATGCTTTAAAACTGATTGAGAATTATAGCGCAGATGGCGTAAGAGTAGGCCTGCTATTGAGTAATGCTGCTGGGAATGATCTTTTGTTTGATGAAGCCTTATGCCAACAGGGTAAAGGCTTTAGCAATAAAATTTGGAATGCTTTTAAATTGATTACTTCTTGGGAAGTAAGTGAAACTATAGAGCAGCCAGAATCTTCTAAAATTGCAATACAATGGTATGAAGCTGTATTTCAAGATAAATTACGTGAGCTAGAAGATCATTATTCAAAATATAGAATTTCTAATGCCTTAATGACTAGTTATAAACTGGTTTGGGATGATTTCTGTTCTTGGTTTTTAGAAATCATAAAGCCAGGTTACGAACAGCCTGTTGATCAAAAAACACTAGAATCTGCTATTGCCTTATTTGAAGATAATCTCAAAATATTACATCCCTTTATGCCATTTATAACAGAAGAAATATGGCATCAAATTACTAAAAGAGAACCCTCAGAGGCCTTGACTGTATCTTTATGGCCAGAGCAAAGGAAATATAATTCGTCTATTATTTCTGAATTTGCTTTTACTGCTGAAGTGATTTCAGGGATAAGAACTATACGTAAAGAAAAAAATATAGCTTTCAAAAATGAAATTGACTTTTTGATTATCAATAACGAGTCAGCATCAAAGGCCTTCGATTCTGTTATTACAAAAATGGGTAATCTCCAAAACCTTACTTACGTAGATTCAGCAATTGAAGGGAGTCTAACCTTTAGAGTCAAATCTAACGAGTACTTTATTCCTGTAGAAGGGGCTATTGATATAGAAGCAGAGATAGCAAAGTTAAAAGAGGAACTTCTGTATTACAAAGGTTTCTTGATATCTGTGGATAAAAAGTTAGCCAACGAGAGGTTTGTTAACAATGCTCCGGAACAAGTGGTTAATCTCGAGAAGCAAAAGAAAGCGGATGCTCTAGCTCAAATTCAAACGATTACAGCGAGCTTAGAAAGTTTATAA
- a CDS encoding DUF1573 domain-containing protein: protein MKNFTFLCFLWFHFITFGQNPEGLSFETSTYDFGIIDSQTKAKAVFKFKNSSNSTIEILKIHGKSHCIKIDSSSLRTYAPKEGGEILISYNTSCKGPIRRTVSVFTSQKEHTITLKLIGKVSE from the coding sequence ATGAAAAACTTTACATTCCTCTGTTTTCTATGGTTTCATTTTATAACGTTTGGACAAAACCCTGAAGGTTTGAGCTTCGAAACATCAACTTATGATTTTGGAATTATAGATTCACAAACCAAGGCAAAAGCAGTATTTAAGTTTAAGAATAGCTCAAATTCTACTATTGAAATTTTAAAAATACACGGCAAAAGCCATTGTATAAAAATCGACTCTTCTAGTTTAAGAACTTATGCCCCAAAAGAGGGAGGTGAAATTTTAATTTCTTACAATACTAGTTGCAAGGGTCCTATCCGAAGAACGGTAAGTGTATTTACATCTCAAAAAGAACATACGATTACTTTAAAACTTATTGGAAAAGTCTCTGAGTAA
- a CDS encoding aspartyl protease family protein, producing the protein MKKNTWFWSLVFCSLFYHHYCFTQNQFKFKDEGDRAVNLKFRSVNNLIILSALLNGELVNFLLDTGVNKTKVFGQVKDSLSLVEAEYISLRSLGSSEPVKAFRTTNNIIDFGPIRGEKQEVYFITDPRFDLSSKLGINVQGIIGYEFLKDFILRLNYNRNKLRLYQHDKFNRKLNDFDKIDFRFIRKKPHIKIPIEFKDGTVKELVFLIDAGSSDAFWIFENKDVVAPKNSFFDYIGYGLESVIEGMRSKAKSVQLGDYKLKEPRTAYVDSVSAELFTADRYKDGILGAEVLRRFVIFFDYKNQNLYLKSNRSFNDNFNYDRSGLFLQYIGEEINTIKTPIRVKIYDKEKSVYAKTTSPEQFSIRLQISKILNVANIRPNSSSSEIDIQIGDRILKMNGRSITSLGLDKINQLLSGDEGDRVKLILKRGDVTLKRTIILRSQLN; encoded by the coding sequence ATGAAGAAAAATACTTGGTTTTGGAGTCTTGTTTTCTGTAGTTTATTTTATCATCACTATTGCTTTACTCAAAATCAATTCAAATTTAAAGATGAAGGCGATAGAGCTGTGAATTTAAAGTTCAGATCAGTTAACAATCTTATCATTTTATCAGCCTTGCTTAATGGAGAATTAGTTAATTTTTTACTCGATACGGGTGTCAATAAGACCAAGGTATTTGGTCAAGTCAAGGATTCTTTATCTTTAGTAGAGGCAGAATATATTTCGTTAAGGAGCTTAGGAAGTTCAGAGCCAGTAAAAGCTTTTAGAACGACAAATAATATCATAGATTTTGGACCCATACGCGGAGAAAAACAGGAAGTTTACTTTATTACTGACCCTAGATTTGATCTTTCTAGTAAACTGGGTATAAATGTTCAAGGTATCATAGGGTATGAATTTCTAAAAGATTTTATTCTAAGGTTAAATTATAACCGAAATAAACTTCGTCTGTATCAACACGATAAATTCAATAGAAAACTTAATGATTTTGATAAAATTGATTTTCGGTTTATAAGAAAAAAGCCTCACATTAAAATTCCAATAGAATTTAAAGATGGTACAGTAAAAGAATTAGTTTTCTTAATTGATGCTGGTTCTAGTGATGCTTTTTGGATTTTTGAAAATAAAGACGTGGTTGCTCCTAAGAATTCATTTTTTGATTACATAGGCTATGGTTTAGAAAGTGTGATTGAAGGGATGAGGTCTAAAGCTAAGTCAGTTCAATTAGGAGACTACAAATTAAAAGAACCTAGGACAGCCTATGTAGACTCTGTCTCAGCTGAATTGTTTACCGCAGATCGGTATAAAGATGGTATTTTGGGTGCTGAAGTTTTAAGACGATTTGTAATTTTTTTTGACTATAAAAATCAAAATTTATATTTAAAGTCCAATAGGAGTTTCAACGATAATTTTAATTATGATAGGAGTGGATTATTCCTACAATATATAGGAGAAGAAATTAATACCATCAAAACGCCTATTCGAGTTAAGATATATGATAAAGAAAAGTCAGTTTATGCCAAAACAACTTCACCAGAACAATTTAGTATTAGATTACAAATTTCTAAAATTCTAAACGTAGCTAATATAAGACCCAACTCTTCATCTTCAGAAATTGATATTCAAATAGGGGATAGGATTTTGAAGATGAACGGCAGATCAATCACTTCTTTAGGTCTTGATAAAATTAATCAGTTACTTAGTGGTGACGAGGGAGACCGAGTTAAGTTAATCTTGAAAAGGGGAGATGTGACGTTAAAAAGAACTATCATTTTGAGATCCCAGCTCAATTGA